The following coding sequences are from one Diospyros lotus cultivar Yz01 chromosome 7, ASM1463336v1, whole genome shotgun sequence window:
- the LOC127806086 gene encoding uncharacterized protein LOC127806086 produces MVSNLLSLQLQGLSLLDFLGRMASIKAEFNSLLPAGKIAAEDLAQQDKFFMVIIQLWLHKFKVVTNREEIVIIGANAPSVTTVTSGDILRNSVISCMATLLVLMLLMLMVLNLSPLMVIHHNLSFSLGLTMMSISNIRRPNNPHPQLLLSPTLVIPVPVSLSRPF; encoded by the exons ATGGTGTCTAATTTGCTTAGTTTACAACTGCAGGGTCTGagtcttcttgattttcttggtcggatggcctctattaaagctgaatttaactccttgttacCTGCTGGTAAGATTGCTGCAGAGGATCTAGCTCAGCAAGATAAAttcttcatg GTGATCATTCAGTTATGGCTTCACAAGTTCAAAGTAGTGACGAACAGGGAGGAGATCGTGATAATTGGGGCAAATGCCCCAAGTGTAACTACTGTCACAAGTGGGGACATACTAAGGAACagtgttataagttgcatggccaccctcctcgtgttaatgttgctcatgctGATGGTTCTCAATCTGAGTCCTTTGATGGTCATCCACCACAATCTGTCCTTCTCATTGGGGCtgactatgatgagtatctcaaaTATAAGACGTCCTAACAATCCTCATCCACAGTTGCTTCTGTCACCCACTCTGGTGATTCCAGTGCCTGTCTCGCTCAGTCGTCCTTTTTAG